A window of the Paenibacillus woosongensis genome harbors these coding sequences:
- the spoIVA gene encoding stage IV sporulation protein A gives MEKVDIYKDIAERTGGDIYLGVVGAVRTGKSTFIKRFMETVVLPNISSEADRIRAVDELPQSAAGKTIMTTEPKFVPNNAVQIKVAEGLEVNVRLVDCVGYAVEGAKGYEDENGPRMISTPWFEEPIPFQEAAEIGTRKVIQEHSTLGVVVTTDGTIADIPRYSYVESEERVIAELKEVGKPFVLVINSTRPLSEETQQLRGELAEKYDIPVIALSAATMTEEDVTGVLREVLYEFPVHEVNVNLPSWVMVLNENHWLRSNYENSVRDTVKDIRRLRDVDRVVSNFLEYEFIDRAGLSGLNMGQGVAEIDLYAPDDLYDRILMEVVGVEIRGKDHLLQLMQEFTHAKKEYDRFAEALEMVKTTGYGIAAPSLAEMALDEPELIRQGSRFGVRLKATAPSIHMIRVDVESEFAPIIGTEKQSEELVRYLMQDFENDPIKIWESDIFGRSLHSIVREGIQGKIAMMPDNARYKLQETLGRIINEGSGGLIAIIL, from the coding sequence TTGGAGAAAGTGGACATTTACAAGGACATTGCCGAACGCACCGGGGGAGATATTTATCTCGGTGTGGTTGGAGCCGTCCGAACCGGAAAATCGACCTTTATTAAACGCTTCATGGAAACGGTCGTTCTGCCGAACATTTCCAGCGAAGCCGATCGGATCCGTGCAGTGGATGAACTTCCGCAAAGCGCAGCCGGCAAGACGATCATGACGACCGAGCCCAAATTCGTGCCAAATAATGCCGTGCAAATCAAAGTGGCAGAAGGGCTGGAAGTCAACGTCAGGCTTGTGGATTGCGTCGGCTACGCCGTCGAAGGGGCAAAAGGCTATGAGGATGAAAATGGGCCGCGCATGATTTCTACGCCGTGGTTCGAAGAGCCGATTCCGTTCCAGGAAGCGGCGGAGATCGGGACGCGCAAGGTCATCCAAGAGCATTCCACGCTTGGTGTCGTAGTGACGACAGACGGTACGATCGCCGACATTCCGCGCTACTCTTATGTAGAATCCGAAGAGCGCGTCATCGCTGAATTGAAGGAGGTCGGCAAGCCGTTCGTCCTCGTGATCAATTCCACGCGCCCGCTTAGCGAGGAAACGCAGCAGCTCCGCGGTGAGCTTGCCGAGAAGTATGATATTCCGGTCATCGCATTAAGCGCAGCGACAATGACGGAAGAGGACGTTACCGGAGTGCTTCGAGAAGTGCTGTACGAATTCCCTGTGCATGAGGTCAACGTGAATTTGCCGAGCTGGGTGATGGTGCTGAACGAGAACCACTGGCTGCGCAGCAATTACGAAAACTCGGTCCGCGATACGGTCAAGGACATCCGCCGTCTGCGCGACGTCGACCGGGTCGTCAGCAACTTTCTCGAATATGAATTTATCGACCGTGCCGGACTCAGCGGCCTGAATATGGGGCAGGGTGTAGCGGAAATCGATCTGTACGCGCCGGATGATCTGTATGATCGAATTCTGATGGAAGTCGTCGGTGTTGAAATCAGGGGCAAGGATCATCTGCTGCAGCTGATGCAGGAGTTCACGCATGCCAAGAAGGAATATGACCGCTTTGCGGAAGCACTGGAAATGGTCAAGACGACTGGGTACGGTATCGCTGCTCCATCTCTGGCCGAAATGGCGCTGGATGAACCGGAGCTTATCCGTCAAGGATCCAGGTTCGGGGTGCGCCTGAAAGCGACGGCGCCATCGATTCATATGATTCGGGTCGACGTTGAATCCGAGTTCGCGCCAATCATCGGAACGGAGAAGCAAAGTGAAGAGCTGGTACGCTATCTGATGCAGGACTTCGAGAATGACCCGATTAAAATATGGGAATCTGATATTTTTGGCCGCTCCTTGCACTCCATCGTCCGGGAAGGCATCCAGGGCAAGATCGCCATGATGCCGGACAACGCTCGCTACAAGCTTCAGGAGACGCTAGGCCGCATCA
- a CDS encoding 2Fe-2S iron-sulfur cluster-binding protein has protein sequence MDYTIRFMPQDKAAKVRPGTTVLQAARNARVHIATRCGGNAACLMCKVEADTGHNSSLSPPTAAEQRKLGPLLEQGIRLACQAKIIGAAEVRLPEDPLKAAIRKQLERQQEDDLW, from the coding sequence ATGGACTATACGATCAGATTTATGCCTCAGGATAAGGCGGCAAAAGTCCGTCCAGGGACAACCGTCCTACAGGCCGCACGGAACGCCAGAGTTCATATCGCGACGCGCTGCGGCGGCAATGCGGCCTGCCTGATGTGCAAGGTGGAGGCGGATACAGGGCATAACTCTTCGTTAAGCCCGCCTACCGCTGCTGAGCAGCGCAAGCTGGGGCCGCTTCTAGAGCAGGGAATTCGGCTGGCCTGCCAGGCCAAAATCATCGGGGCTGCCGAGGTTCGGCTGCCGGAGGATCCCCTAAAGGCAGCGATCCGCAAGCAGCTGGAGCGCCAGCAAGAGGATGATCTGTGGTAA
- a CDS encoding nucleotidyltransferase domain-containing protein codes for MSIDIAEEGQAPLIAALKNLGSRLDQADAAWLLGGSCGLWLQGVPLERSPRDIDVYYDRAEAKKLHNRLTDLALDEPVWDESGRYSSMLSHYRLGALTMELVGSFEIRNGSSMYRTEVSGVLTGYAEQIMLEGMPIRLMPLAHELLFNVLRERPDRYCAVAEAIRKSPERHVGLLKLLLDRNAWEAETVSAVAELLAAPEIYEEWLLKARQQQ; via the coding sequence ATGAGCATAGACATCGCAGAGGAGGGACAGGCCCCACTGATAGCTGCCTTGAAGAATTTAGGCAGCCGGCTGGATCAAGCTGATGCCGCCTGGCTGCTGGGCGGAAGCTGCGGCCTGTGGCTGCAGGGAGTGCCGCTGGAACGCTCCCCTCGTGACATTGACGTTTATTATGATAGAGCTGAGGCGAAGAAGCTGCATAACCGCTTAACGGATCTGGCGCTGGACGAGCCTGTGTGGGATGAGAGCGGCCGCTACTCCTCCATGCTAAGCCACTACCGTCTGGGGGCGCTGACGATGGAGCTGGTCGGTAGTTTTGAAATCAGAAACGGCAGCTCGATGTACCGTACGGAAGTAAGCGGCGTACTGACCGGATATGCAGAACAAATCATGCTAGAAGGCATGCCGATTCGGTTAATGCCTCTTGCCCATGAGCTGCTCTTCAATGTGCTGAGAGAACGTCCGGACCGTTATTGTGCAGTTGCCGAGGCGATCCGGAAGTCGCCGGAGCGGCATGTGGGTCTGCTGAAGCTGCTGCTTGACCGCAACGCATGGGAAGCAGAAACGGTATCTGCCGTAGCGGAATTGCTGGCAGCTCCCGAAATATACGAGGAATGGCTGCTAAAGGCTAGGCAACAGCAATAG
- a CDS encoding DUF2768 family protein, whose protein sequence is MDAMTKMWLSIAAILVMGVSVFLVTFARTKTKGIVKGILSLLAFIVMLTGFLMGLVSIT, encoded by the coding sequence ATGGATGCAATGACGAAGATGTGGTTATCAATCGCAGCGATTCTCGTAATGGGCGTGTCCGTCTTTTTGGTCACTTTTGCCCGCACCAAAACAAAAGGCATCGTCAAAGGGATTTTGTCCTTGCTCGCTTTTATTGTGATGCTTACCGGTTTCCTGATGGGGCTTGTGTCGATCACGTAA